tgtaggtatgtatgtagcagGCAGATCGACAAACAAAGTAGGCTTTGAAAAGACATCGAACTATATTAcggtgcatttattttgcatagagaaatacatgaatattttgttttttgtaggtATATAGAGCTTTAACTCTTAgcattaagaaaattcaaattaggaGAATATATGAcattagttattatattttttttttaataattattgaagtttgtgtgaatttgtgaaaaaaataaatatagcgcAAAGCGAATTTCCGAGCAAAACACGGTAAGTTTTGAACTGATGAAGTGAATTACACGAATGTATGTGTTTCCtgatttgaaaaaacatatGGTGTACCACTATTAAAgtaggcttttttttaaatttaatttattcttttttaattgaaagaaaaatgccACGACCCACACGAGGAAATATAGATCGGCGGACGCGTCATGCAAATGCTACAGCATTACAAAGGCGATCACAGACTCCAGATCAACGAGCACAAACTAATGCATCGCAGCGTGAACGTAATGCAGGAAATAGATCTGTTGTACCTGAAATTATGCGTGCTGCTTTTAATTATAACAGTCAGATTAATTACAGTATGTACGGATATATTGGAATAATGGACGCAATATGTCCACATTGTGATGCGGCTAAATTTCCAGGTGAAACGCCCGGCATGTGTTGTGCTAATGGCAAAGTGAGATTACCACCATTAGAAACTCCACCCGAACCATtgtcttcattaatttttgggaCTTCTGAAAATTCGAAGCTCTTTTTGAGTCATATTCAACAATACAATTCGGtatttcaaatgacttcttttggTGCTACTAACATTATtagagataattttatgccgacGTTTAAGGTAAATACTTAAACAGGATTGTCCCAATCAATCTGAATCATAAAAGTAttctatagttttaaaaattattacgcAACATATACCTAAAATTGCATACATGTTGCAGATTCAGGGCCAAATTTATCATCAAGCTGGTTCGTTATTGCCATACCCCGACGCTGAttatcaatttttgcaaatttattttattggtgaTGAAAATCGTGAATTGGATCAACGCTCTGCAATTGCTTTGAATACAAGATGAGAAATTATTTGTGTGCTACAAAG
This is a stretch of genomic DNA from Bactrocera neohumeralis isolate Rockhampton unplaced genomic scaffold, APGP_CSIRO_Bneo_wtdbg2-racon-allhic-juicebox.fasta_v2 ctg7626, whole genome shotgun sequence. It encodes these proteins:
- the LOC126767532 gene encoding uncharacterized protein LOC126767532 — protein: MPRPTRGNIDRRTRHANATALQRRSQTPDQRAQTNASQRERNAGNRSVVPEIMRAAFNYNSQINYSMYGYIGIMDAICPHCDAAKFPGETPGMCCANGKVRLPPLETPPEPLSSLIFGTSENSKLFLSHIQQYNSVFQMTSFGATNIIRDNFMPTFKIQGQIYHQAGSLLPYPDADYQFLQIYFIGDENRELDQRSAIALNTR